CCTCTACGCCGAAGGGATCACACGCGTGCGCGAGCCACGTGCCTCGCGCGACCATACAGAGCGAATGTTTCGCCACTTCGGCATTCCGATGCAAGAAGACGCAACGTCCGTTTCCATTCAGGGCCGTCCTTCGCTCGGCTGGCAGGGGAAGTCAATGGTCGTCCCGGGCGATCTGTCAGCCGCAGCCTTCTTCATCGTGGGGGCTTTGTTGGTCGAGGGCTCAGACGTCACGATCACGAACGTCGGTGTCAATCCGACGCGAACCGGTATCCTGGACGTACTGATTGAGATGGGCGCCAAAATTGATGTGCTGAACCGGCGTGAAGAAGCTGGTGAGCCGGTGGCGGATCTCCGCGTACGACCGTCGGCGCTGCGTGGCATCACGATCGGGCCCGACCGGATTCCCCAGACAATTGATGAATTCCCCATCCTGTGCGTGGCGGCGTCATTGGCAGAAGGCGAAACCGTCATCAGCGGGGCGGCCGAGCTGCGGGTCAAGGAAAGCGACCGGATCGCCACCATGGCAGCGGAACTCAAAAAGGTCGGCGCGGCGATCTCCGAGACAAAAGACGGCTTGATTGTGCAAGGGCTTCGAGGCAAAAATACCCGGCGGTTGAAGGGCGCCTCCTGCCTCAGTTACGGGGATCACCGGGTGGCCATGTCGATGGCCATTGCCGCACTGGTGGCGGACGGCGAGACGACCATTCAGGACACGGCCTGCATCGACACGTCGTTCCCTGAATTCGACTCCGTGCTCTCGACATTGTTGGGCACACGTTGAGGACGACAATCAGCGCCCCCCGGACCGATACGCCGACGCCGCGCACTGTGGGGCGGCGACTGATTGTAACGATTGACGGCCCCGCGGGAGCGGGCAAGAGCACGGTGGCGCGGCAGCTGGCGACGAAGCTGGGATATTTGTATCTGGACACGGGCGCCCTGTACCGGGCGGTTGCCTGGAGAGTCCGGGCGGCGGGCGTGGATCCCGGGAACGAGCAGGCGGTGGCCGCGCTGCTCCCAGCCACGCAGGTCATGATGGACCAGCACCGCGACGGGGTGCGCGTGACGGTGAACGGCACAGACATCACGGCCGAAATCCGAACGCCGGACATCAGCACGCTGGCCTCAAAGGTGTCGGCGCTCCCGACCGTGCGCGAGTGGCTGCTGCCGGTTCAGCAACGGGTGGCGGAGCGCGGTGGCGTGGTGGCGGAAGGCCGCGATCTCGGCACGCGGGTGTTCCCCGGGGCCGAGGCGAAATTTTTTCTCGACGCCGACGTCAGTACCCGTGCGGCACGCCGGCAGCAGGATTTGACGGGGGCGGGCAACGCAGCGGGACTGGCGCAGACCCAGCAGGAGATCGAGGCGCGGGATCAGCGCGACCGGTCGCGCGCCCTGGCCCCGCTGGCACCTGCGGCAGACGCGGAGCAAATCGACTCCTCGTCGCTGACGGTCGAACAGGTGCTGGCACGGATGCTCGCGACGATCGCCACGAAGCTGTGAGCAATGTCGCCTACGGCATCCTGTGGCTTGTGGTCAGCACGCTGGGGCGGCTGTGTTTTTGTTATCGGGCCACGGGGCGTGAGCTTGTCCCAGGTGGCGGCGTATTGATCGCGGCAAACCATGCGAGCTACGTCGACATTCCCTTCACGGGAATCGGCCTCCGGCGGCGCATGTGGTATCTAGGCCGGCAGGATTTGTTCCTGCCCGTCCTGCGGCCGATCCTGCGCTGGCTGGGATGGATTCCGATTCGGCTGGACCGGCTGGACCGGAACGGATTCGGCACGGCGATCCGCCTGATCCGCAAAGGCAAGGTCGTCGTGATCTACCCCGAGGGCACACGCACTCCGGACGGACAGTTGAGGCCGGGCCGGCCTGGCCTCGGGATGATCGTGGCGGAAACCGGCTGCCCGGTGGTCCCCGCGTATTTGTCGGGCACGCGGGACGTGTTGCCGATCGGCGCGCGGCGGCTGGCGTTCAAGCCGGTTGGAATTACATTCGGGGCACCGATTGATTTTTCGGACGCTGTCACGAAACTGGAGGGGAAAGAGTTCTATCAGCACGTGGGCCGGACCGTCATGGCCCGTATTGCCGAGCTGGGGCAGGTCCCCCCGCCGGCCGAACGCCCGGAATACCGGGCACCCGCCCCCTCTCGCAATGCTGAGTGAGACGGGCGGACATTTATCATCAGCACCCGGCGGAAGCCGGACGTTCGCGAAAGGTTGGTATTAGCACTATGAGCACCGCAGCTAAGCACACGGGAGACCAGATGGATCGGAACGCGCTTGCCGCGCTCTACGAGGAAACCTTCCGAAATTTTGAGGAGGGGACGATTATCGAGGGCCGGATCGTGGCGATCGGACACGGCCGCGTCGTTGTGGACATCGGCTACAAGTCCGAGGGGATCATCCCCGCCGAGCAGTTCAACAGCGAGGAACTGCAGGGCCTGAAGGTGAGCGACCGCCTGACAGTCTACATCGAGGAGCGGGAGGACGCCGACGGCAACCTGATCCTCTCCAAGGAAAAAGCTGACAAGATGAAGGTCTGGGAGGACCTGGAGAAGGCCCACAACGAGGAACGCGTCGTGGACGGCAAGATCCTCTCCCGCATCAAGGGCGGCATGATGGTGGACATCGGCGTGAAAGCGTTCCTGCCGGGCTCGCAGATCGACCTGCATCCCGTGCGCGACCTCGACGGCCTTGTCGGCAAGAGTTTCCCGCTCAAGATTATCAAGATCAACCAACGCCGCGGCAACGTGGTCGTCTCGCGCCGCGTGCTGCTGGAGGAATCGCGCGACAAGCGCCGCCAGACCACGCTGGCCAACCTCAAGGAAGGTCAGCTCGTGCAGGGCATGGTGAAGAACATCACGGAATACGGCGCCTTCATCGACTTGGGGGGCATTGACGGCCTCCTGCACATCACCGACATGTCGTGGGGCCGCGTGGGCCATCCGTCGGAAATGTTCATGGTCGGCGACCGTGTCGAGGTCATCGTCCTAAAATATGACCGGGAGACCGGCCGCATTTCACTCGGCCAGAAGCAAAAGGGTGCGGATCCCTGGACCGGCGTCGCCGCCAAGTACCCGATCGGCGCGCGTGTCAAGGGCAAGGTCGTGAGCCTGACCGATTACGGCGCCTTCATCGAGCTGGAGCCGGGTGTCGAGGGCCTCGTGCACGTCTCCGAGATGTCCTGGTCGCATGAAGTGCGGCATCCGTCGCGCCTGGTCTCCGTCGGCGACCAGGTCGAGGCGGCCGTGCTCAACATTGACCCGGGCAACCGCAAAATCTCTCTCGGCATGAAACAGACCGCCCCGAATCCCTGGGACATGGTGGAATCGAAGTACCCGGTGGGTACGCGCATCCAGGGCAAGGTGAAGAGCCTCACCGATTTCGGCGCCTTCGTGGGCCTAGACGAGGGTATCGACGGCCTGATCCACATTTCCGACATGTCGTGGACGAAGCACGTCAAGCATTCGTCGGAGCTGTTCAAGAAGGGGCAGCCTGTCGAAGCGGTCGTGCTGCGGATCGACAAGGAGAAGGAGCGCCTGTCGCTGGGCTACAAGCAACTCTCCCGCGATCCGTGGGATGTGGACATACCCGAGCGCTATAAGGTCGGCGACAGCGTCACCGGCAAGGTGTCGAACCTGACCGATTTCGGTGCCTTTGTCGAACTGGAAGGCGGCGTGGAGGGACTGATCCACATCAGCGAGGCCAATCTCCAGCCTCCGGCGCGCCTGGAGGAGAAGTTCAAACCGCAGGACGACGTCACGGCAAAGATCATCAAGGTGGACCGCGAGGAGCGCAAAATCGCGCTGAGCCTTCGCGAGCACCAGATGGATTCGGACCGCCGGCAGATGGACGAGTACCACTCGTCGCAGGGCGCGGTGGACCAGAGCCTCGGACGCGCGGCGAAGAAGACGAAGAAGCGCGAGCGGGACGACAACTGAGCGGCCGGAGTAAACCATGACGGATGACGTCACCACCACCCCGCCAGCCAAAAAGCCCGGGCGGCGCCTGCTCTGGTGGGCGCTTGGCGGGCTCGTGCTACTGCTCGTAGGCAATGCACTGTTCTCGGACCTGGACATGCCGGGTGAGGACCGCATCGGACTGGTGCGCGTCGAGGGCGTGATCCTGGACTCGAAGGACACCGTCTCGGAACTGAAACGGTTTGGGGACAGCTCCTCGATCAAGGCCATTGTCCTGCGGATCGACAGCCCGGGCGGCGGCGTCGTCCCGTCGCAGGAAATCCACGACGCGGTCCAGCGGGTGCGGACCAAGCAGAACAAGACAGTCGTGGCCTCCATGGGCACGGTGGCCGCATCGGGCGGCTATTACATCGCGGCGGCGGCCGACCGGATCGTCGCCAATCCCGGCACACTGACGGGCAGCATTGGCGTGATCATGGAAATGGTCAACCTGGAAGGCCTCCTTCACAAGGTCGGCGTTGAGGGCGTGGTCATCAAGAGTGGGCGCTACAAGGACGTCGGCTCGCCGTTTCGGAAGATGAACCCGGAGGAGCGCAGGATTCTCCAATCTGTTATGGACGACGTGCACGAGCAGTTTATCGAGGCTGTGGCAGAAGGGCGGTCGCTGGGCGTTAAGGACGTACGGCCGCTGGCCGACGGGCGCATCTTCACCGGCCGGCAGGCGGTGGACGCCAAACTGGTGGACGAGTTGGGCGACCTGGACGACGCTATCCGCATCGCCGCGGAGATGGTCGGCATTGAAGGGGAGCCCGCGGTAGTCAACCCGAAAAAGCGGTTTTCTATTAGGGACATCATCGACAGCAGCGTGCAGGGTCTCTTGCCAAAACTCGACATGCGGCCAGGCATCCAACTCAAGTATCTGATGGCGTTCTAAGCGGGCGTAAGAAGGGAGTCAGCCATGACCAAAGCGCAGATCATCGAAAAGGTGTCGGAACAGGTCACGCTCCTGACGAAGCGTCAGGCCGAGGTCGTCGTCAACACCATGTTCAACGGTGTGCGCGATTCGCTCCACCGTGGCGACAAGACAGAGATCCGTGGCTTCGGCAGCTTCCGGCTGCGGAGCCGGCGCATGAAGGAGGGCCGCAACCCAAAAACCGGGGCGACCGTGGCCGTCCCAGCTAAAAAGGTGCCGTTCTTCAAAGCTGGAAAAGAACTCAAGGAACTGTTAAACAAGTAGTATCACCGTGGGCACATCCAATTCACACGACAAGTCCGCCGGGGCCGCGATTGTCTGGACCGACGAGGCGCTACAACGCATGGAGCGCGCGCCGGTGTTTCTGCGCGGCATGGTGACGAGGCTCGCCGAGAAAAAGGCGCGCGAGCTGGGCCACACCGAGATCACTGGCCCGCTCCTTGACCAATTTAAAAGCCAGATGATGGGCGGCATGGGTGGCTCAGCCGGAATGGCTGCCGCGGCCGCAGACATGGCCGCGGGGCGCCTGCCGTGGACAGCCGCCGCACGCGAACGCCTTGAGGCGGTGCCGGAATTCATGCGCGGTATGATCCGCCAGATCGCCGAGGAGCTGGCCCGCGAAGGCGGACATATGGAAGTCAACATTGAGCTCTTCGAAAAGGTTGAGGCACTGGGGGACGTGCAGGAAGCAGCCCGTCCGCCAATGGAGTGGACCGACGGTGCACAGGCACGGCTGCACGACAAGATTGGGCAATCCCCGCCGATCGCGATGGATTTCGTCTCCCAGATGCTCCGCCGTGACACCGAGGACCTCGCCCGCGAAAAAGGCCTCACGAAAATTGACGAGGCGGCGCTCGCGCACCTGTGGGATGCGCCTCAGGAACGGATGGCATGGAGCGACGAGGCCTGGAAACGCCTGCAGACCTCGCCGGATTTCGTCCGAAGCGGCATCCGCAAGGCTGCCGAACGGCGGGCGCGCAAGCTGGGCCTGAAAGAAATCGATTCGGACCACTTAACGACGTTCCGCAACGAAGCCATGATGAAGGCCGTCAAGCGGATCCGTTCGTTCGGCTACAATCAGCTGACTTTCGATGCCTTCGACACGGCGCTGGAAAAGACGAAGCGGTTGAAGGGGAACGAGCAGGCAGACAAGCGCCTCAAGGAAATCCGTCAACACTTCAAGGATCCCGACGCTCACAAGCCTGAGGGCGGGACCCTCGGGGCGGACCTCATGGACCGTTTCCGTCGTTATCTCAAGGGCGACGGCTCGCTATAGACGCAGTGTTCAGACGTTCCCGCCCGGATGCTCAAAAAGTTAATCGCACAACTGCCCCCGCACACGCGGAGAGGCGTGCTGTTTCCTGGCAAGACCGCAGCGAGCAGACAACCGCGGCAAACTGTTTAGAGCGAGGGGGCGTCGGAGGGCGCACGGCGTGACGAACACGGAGCGCTGCGTCCGCCCGCGATGCCGACTTGGTGGGGCGGGCGGGGCTATGGACGGGATGCGAGAACGCAGCTGGTGAACTTTGTCAGCGTTCGGTCAGTGGGTGGCGACCTGGCCGGGCCAAAACTTATGTCTGATCTGCGGTAACGGCTCGTTGTCGAAGTTAGGGATATCGTAGAGGCAGCGGTCGATCGTCGCAACTTCCTCCGGCGTCAATTCCAGCGTCACCGACTTCTTCCAGAACTGATCCAGCAGGAAATAGTCGCCGCCCTGCGGACGCTCCGCCAGCAGGGCCTGCATTTTCTTGAAACCGTCGGTATCCACGCCAGGCACCCGTCCCTTGTTCCGGTCGATGCACCACTTGAGGACTTCCGCGATGCCATACATGGTCAATGGAACTTTCACTTTCTCCGCCATGATCCCCTCTACCTCTTGAACGTGATGGATATCCGCGCCACCCTATCTGCTCAACGGTGGCCATTGTAGCCTAGTCATTCCTTATTCTGCCAGAGGGAAATGCCTTCCCGAAAGGCGGAGGCAACCATTGCGGACCTCCTCAGGCCCCCGCTATACTGGGTCCGCTCGGCTCCGCAGCCGCGCTGGACAAGGAGCCGGATTCCGTGACACATCGCCCGCCCACGCACTACCGGCCGGCATCCCGGAGGGCACTCCTGCTGGGCCTGCTCCTGCTGGCCGGGATCCCGGCCATGACCGGCTGCCCTGAGCGCGAGCCCTTCACGCCGCCCGATCCCTTCTATCTGTTTGCCACCTATCCGGTTGGGAAGAACCCCACCTCGGTCACAACGGCCGACTTTAATCGTGACGGGGTGACCGATCTCATCACGACCAATATCGGCGACGATTCCCTGTCCATCCTGTTCGGCAACGGGGACGGCAGCTTCAAGGAACAACAGCGGCTGCTGGTCAGCGTGGAACCGCGGGCCCTCGCCCTGTATGACTACAATGGGGACGGGCAGACAGACATCGCCGTGGCCTGCGCCGGCAGCGACCAGGTGGTCCTTTTTCTTGGATTGCTGAACGGGCGGTTTGCTGAGGGGCACCGCTACCCGGTCCAGCGGACGCCAGTGTCGATTGCGGCCGGCGATCTGAACGGGGACCGGAAGCCCGATCTAGCCGTGGCGTTGCGCAACGACAAGATCGCCATCTTTCTGGGGGCCGGCGACGGCACCTTCACGCCGGGCCCCCGGTACGAATACGGTGACACACCGACTTCCATTGCCGTCGCCGATCTCGACCACGATGGACGGCTCGACCTGCTCGTCACGAACGGCGGGCCGATGAGCAATGCCGTCACCGTCTGGACCGGCAACGGCGATGGCAGTTTCCGTGATCCTGTGGATTACAAGACCGGCAAGAGCCCGCTGGGGGTATCCTTCGCCGACTTCAACCGCGACCGGAAGACCGACCTGCTTGTCATCAACGGGGAGCGCGACAGCTTTGTCGTCTTTCTGGGAAGCGGGAATGGGACGTTTCAGGACGGCAAGGAATCCGGTGCGGATGCCGGGCCGGTCGGCGGCACGGCCGGCGATTTCGATGGCGATGGGGCTACGGACGTCGCCATCGTCAACATCCAGTCAGGCAACCTTTCGATTCTGTTTGGACGTGGCGACGGTACGTTCCACTACCCACCCCGCAATTACCGCGTCGCTTCGGGCCCCTTCGCCATCACACCGCTCATGCTCAAGAAGGAAGTGCTGGGGGAGCCCGGCCTGGCGGTCGTCAACAATGGGGCCGGCAGCATCTCCATTTTTCTTCATCGCGGACTGAAGGTTACCGCGCCAGCCCATTCTTAATCGAGAGAGGATGATTCGTGTGCCGGTCACTTGACAGAACTGATCGCTCCTAGTACAACCGCAACTACGCTAGCGTTTTCAGTCGGTTAGATGGGCTCAGATGATGAAACGAGCGCCCCATGAAGTGCCTGAAATGCAACGGACATATGATGGTTGAGCGGCACTATACGCTACTGAGCCGGCGGCTCTATGCGCGCTGTCTGAACTGCGGGTTCTGGCTGGATCTCGCCGACCTGCTCCGCTTTTTCCACAAAGTGATCGACAATGGCTGGCGCGGCGCGAAAATCCGCGAGCCCATCTCGCTGTGAGAGTCTTCCACGCCGCATGACCGTCCCACCCTCGATACGCTTCACGATTGTACGGATGGCCCTGGTCGCGGCGAGCGGCCTGATCGGCGCGTTCGCCTGGACACCGGTGGCGCTAGCCACCCACGGACCTGGGGCTAGCTTTGCAGCCGTCGGTAACGACCCCGACGATATCCGGTCTCTCTCCGTCTTTCGACATCAGCGAACAAAGGCCCAGAGCATCCTGTTGAAAGATTTGTCCACGGGCCGCACTTTATACGAAGTCGGCGCGAACCGGCGCGTGGCACCGGCCAGCCTCACGAAAATCATGTCGGCCCTCGTCATTCTGGAGTACGGCCAGCTGAACGATGTCGTCACGGTGAGCCGGAAGGCGGCATCCGCCAGAAAAACTCACCTGCGTCTCCGTCCTGGGTATACATTCCGACTCGAGGATCTCCTGAAGGCGATGTTGATTACCTCGGCCAACGACGCCTGCCTTGCGGCCGCCGAGCATGTCGGGGGGTCGGAAGAGATGTTTGCGGCGATGATGAACAAAAAGGCCAGGCGTCTGGGTCTATTGGACACACACTTCGAGAATGCCTGCGGGTTCGACGGGCCAACTCACTACACGACAGCCGCGGATCTGGCCACGCTCAGCGAAGCTGCCATGCAGGATCCCACGTTCCGCCAGCTCGTCCGCCGCGAATTCGACATGATCTTTCCCCTTAACGCCAACCGTTCCTACCCGCTGCGCAGCACCAACCGGCTGCTGGGGCGCATGCCTGGGATCGAGGGCATTAAGACCGGATTCACATCGAAGGCCGGACGGTGTGTTGTCCTCAAAGCCTCGCAGAACGGGAAGGAAGTGCTACTCGTGCTGCTCCACGCCAACCGCCGGTGGGACACTGCGTCCACGCTACTCCGCCAGGGCTTGCAGTCTGTCAACTAGCCAGCACGATCGCATTGTGTGCGGAACTGATGGAGCAGAAATCCTTCCGGCGTGCTGCGGAGGGCGGGAAATTTATTGGGCGGAGAACCTGGCTGCCGCTCAGCAGCCGCCGGGCGGCGTGAATTCGATGTTGACGTCCTTGCCCAAGTAATTGATGAGCACGCCCTGTTTGGCGTAGTTCATCGCCGCACCCATCACATTCTCGTCGCCGCAATCTTCCCTGCCCAGCAACTTGCGGATGTCCTCAGGACTTTCGCTGTTGAGGACGTTCCGGAAAATTCCGCGCACCTTGTAGGCAAAACGGTTGCTGATGAAGATCAGGTCGACCTTGCCGTCCATCAAGCGGACGCCGGCCATGGGCCCCGTCGGCTTGCGCGCGTCCAGGAGTAGCAGAAACGTGCCCTCCTGTTCGGGCTTCACGCCGGCAATCTTCTCGTTGAGCAGCAGATCGTAGGCTTTGGCTTCCGTGTCGCCCAGCTTGATGCCGAAGAGCGTCACGTCCGTGCTCTTGATGCTCTTGGGATCCATCACGTCGTTCCTGCTCAACTCGTATGGTTCGGCCCAGAGCAGCCCCGTCGTGCTCAACAGGGCAGCCATGCCCAATCCAACAAGCGTGAACAGTCTGTGTCTAATCGTCATGCCCCCCCCAATATGATAAAAAAATACATTCGCATTCTATCGGACGCCTAATGCCGTTGCAAGGACACGCCGATTGCATTGGCGCGCAGACGACGGATCAGGCGCTGCTCACTTCAAGGAGCCCCAGCCGGAGAAGAGAGAACTGCCTGGTCTGCGGGGGGCCATGAAGTCTATCGTCGCGAAAGCGCCCCGAGACATGTTCGGTCAGGAGCGCCGAGTAGCGCTGAGCAGGAGGTCGGCGAGGATGCGCAGGCGCATAAAATACTCGCCGGCTTCCTCCGGCACGCCGGAGAGAACCCCGTCCAAATCAGCCAAGCACTGCTCCAGCATCGCCACGCGTTGGCCGTCCAACATTTGTTCGTCCAAGTAATAGGTTGCGCACCCGCTGATGACGGTGTCGAGCGTCATTAGCACGCCTTCATCCGGGCTGGAAAATTTCGGCCAGGCAGCCGCCCGATGCCGGTCCCAGACCGTGCGCAATTCCACTGTCAC
The Nitrospira sp. DNA segment above includes these coding regions:
- the aroA gene encoding 3-phosphoshikimate 1-carboxyvinyltransferase, which codes for MASLTITPRGPLKGTITVPGDKSITHRAIILSSLAEGESTIAAYCRGEDCLNTMRAFQTMGIQIDERPDQLRVCGKGLWGLTEPAQPIDCGNSGTGIRLLAGVLAGQDFFTILTGDDSIRRRPMGRVVKPLREMGATLAGRKGGELAPLAITGSRLRGLDYQSPVASAQIKSSLLLAGLYAEGITRVREPRASRDHTERMFRHFGIPMQEDATSVSIQGRPSLGWQGKSMVVPGDLSAAAFFIVGALLVEGSDVTITNVGVNPTRTGILDVLIEMGAKIDVLNRREEAGEPVADLRVRPSALRGITIGPDRIPQTIDEFPILCVAASLAEGETVISGAAELRVKESDRIATMAAELKKVGAAISETKDGLIVQGLRGKNTRRLKGASCLSYGDHRVAMSMAIAALVADGETTIQDTACIDTSFPEFDSVLSTLLGTR
- the sppA gene encoding signal peptide peptidase SppA, with protein sequence MTDDVTTTPPAKKPGRRLLWWALGGLVLLLVGNALFSDLDMPGEDRIGLVRVEGVILDSKDTVSELKRFGDSSSIKAIVLRIDSPGGGVVPSQEIHDAVQRVRTKQNKTVVASMGTVAASGGYYIAAAADRIVANPGTLTGSIGVIMEMVNLEGLLHKVGVEGVVIKSGRYKDVGSPFRKMNPEERRILQSVMDDVHEQFIEAVAEGRSLGVKDVRPLADGRIFTGRQAVDAKLVDELGDLDDAIRIAAEMVGIEGEPAVVNPKKRFSIRDIIDSSVQGLLPKLDMRPGIQLKYLMAF
- the cmk gene encoding (d)CMP kinase; the protein is MGRRLIVTIDGPAGAGKSTVARQLATKLGYLYLDTGALYRAVAWRVRAAGVDPGNEQAVAALLPATQVMMDQHRDGVRVTVNGTDITAEIRTPDISTLASKVSALPTVREWLLPVQQRVAERGGVVAEGRDLGTRVFPGAEAKFFLDADVSTRAARRQQDLTGAGNAAGLAQTQQEIEARDQRDRSRALAPLAPAADAEQIDSSSLTVEQVLARMLATIATKL
- a CDS encoding 30S ribosomal protein S1 translates to MSTAAKHTGDQMDRNALAALYEETFRNFEEGTIIEGRIVAIGHGRVVVDIGYKSEGIIPAEQFNSEELQGLKVSDRLTVYIEEREDADGNLILSKEKADKMKVWEDLEKAHNEERVVDGKILSRIKGGMMVDIGVKAFLPGSQIDLHPVRDLDGLVGKSFPLKIIKINQRRGNVVVSRRVLLEESRDKRRQTTLANLKEGQLVQGMVKNITEYGAFIDLGGIDGLLHITDMSWGRVGHPSEMFMVGDRVEVIVLKYDRETGRISLGQKQKGADPWTGVAAKYPIGARVKGKVVSLTDYGAFIELEPGVEGLVHVSEMSWSHEVRHPSRLVSVGDQVEAAVLNIDPGNRKISLGMKQTAPNPWDMVESKYPVGTRIQGKVKSLTDFGAFVGLDEGIDGLIHISDMSWTKHVKHSSELFKKGQPVEAVVLRIDKEKERLSLGYKQLSRDPWDVDIPERYKVGDSVTGKVSNLTDFGAFVELEGGVEGLIHISEANLQPPARLEEKFKPQDDVTAKIIKVDREERKIALSLREHQMDSDRRQMDEYHSSQGAVDQSLGRAAKKTKKRERDDN
- a CDS encoding integration host factor subunit beta; translation: MTKAQIIEKVSEQVTLLTKRQAEVVVNTMFNGVRDSLHRGDKTEIRGFGSFRLRSRRMKEGRNPKTGATVAVPAKKVPFFKAGKELKELLNK
- a CDS encoding VCBS repeat-containing protein; the protein is MTHRPPTHYRPASRRALLLGLLLLAGIPAMTGCPEREPFTPPDPFYLFATYPVGKNPTSVTTADFNRDGVTDLITTNIGDDSLSILFGNGDGSFKEQQRLLVSVEPRALALYDYNGDGQTDIAVACAGSDQVVLFLGLLNGRFAEGHRYPVQRTPVSIAAGDLNGDRKPDLAVALRNDKIAIFLGAGDGTFTPGPRYEYGDTPTSIAVADLDHDGRLDLLVTNGGPMSNAVTVWTGNGDGSFRDPVDYKTGKSPLGVSFADFNRDRKTDLLVINGERDSFVVFLGSGNGTFQDGKESGADAGPVGGTAGDFDGDGATDVAIVNIQSGNLSILFGRGDGTFHYPPRNYRVASGPFAITPLMLKKEVLGEPGLAVVNNGAGSISIFLHRGLKVTAPAHS
- a CDS encoding 1-acyl-sn-glycerol-3-phosphate acyltransferase — encoded protein: MSNVAYGILWLVVSTLGRLCFCYRATGRELVPGGGVLIAANHASYVDIPFTGIGLRRRMWYLGRQDLFLPVLRPILRWLGWIPIRLDRLDRNGFGTAIRLIRKGKVVVIYPEGTRTPDGQLRPGRPGLGMIVAETGCPVVPAYLSGTRDVLPIGARRLAFKPVGITFGAPIDFSDAVTKLEGKEFYQHVGRTVMARIAELGQVPPPAERPEYRAPAPSRNAE
- a CDS encoding D-alanyl-D-alanine carboxypeptidase, translating into MAGAARKSASPSRCESLPRRMTVPPSIRFTIVRMALVAASGLIGAFAWTPVALATHGPGASFAAVGNDPDDIRSLSVFRHQRTKAQSILLKDLSTGRTLYEVGANRRVAPASLTKIMSALVILEYGQLNDVVTVSRKAASARKTHLRLRPGYTFRLEDLLKAMLITSANDACLAAAEHVGGSEEMFAAMMNKKARRLGLLDTHFENACGFDGPTHYTTAADLATLSEAAMQDPTFRQLVRREFDMIFPLNANRSYPLRSTNRLLGRMPGIEGIKTGFTSKAGRCVVLKASQNGKEVLLVLLHANRRWDTASTLLRQGLQSVN